The Nostoc sp. PCC 7524 nucleotide sequence TTGTTTGTCCTTTCACTAGATAGTCATGGACACCACTTTTCATCGCTTGCACAGCAACCTCTTCATTACCGTAACCCGTCAACATGACTACAGCTGGCATAGTTTTCTTAACAAACTTTTGGAGTTCCGCCAAGAATTCCAGCCCATCCATGTCTGGTAATAAAAAGTCGAGTAAAATTCCATCAGGTGAAAACTGCTGACATAATGCCAACGCTTCTTCTCCCGATTCTTGTTCAATAATGGTATAGCAATGCTCTTGGTCTTGCTGGAGATAGCGACGATAAACCTCCCGGTCTTCAGGAGAATCATCAATAATTAAAAGTGTTAGCGGTTGCGCCATAACTACTTGCTAAGAGCATCAGGAAGAATTACGATATCCAGCCAATAAATTAAAAAGGTTTGAATTGTTTTTACCAGTCGATTGATATCAATTGGTTTCAGGATATAACTAGCAATACAGTATCGGTAACATATTTCAATATCTTTGGGGTTAGAAGATGTCGTCAGCACAACTATAGGTATAGATTTCAGGTCTTGATCTTGCTTGATTTGGGCTATGACTTCCCGCCCATCGGTTCCTGGTAAATTAAGATCCAGCAAAATAATTGAGGGACGCGGGGCGGTTTTGGGGTCACTGTAATCTCCTGTATGGTAAAGAAAATCTAGGGCTTCATCCCCGTCTCGACAACGAAAAATCGGGTTTAACACCGTTTCTTTCTGCATGATGCGCCACAGTGCTTCAAAGTCTTCATCGCTGTCTTCAATTACGAGTAAAGGTTGGGCAGTGTTGCCAATCATGGGCAAGGGATGGGGGATGGGGATTGGGGATTGGGGATTGGGTATTGGGAAAGTAGGGGGAGCAGGGGAGAATCTATTGCCTATTGCCTATTGCCTATTAACTCTCCAATGTGAAATAAAAAATGCTGCCTTGACCATAATTTGATTCCACCCAAATTTTACCGCCATGCCGTTCTACAATTTTTCGGACTATGGTAAGTCCGGCTCCTGTACCACCACCATATTTATTTGGCCCGTGTAATCGTTTGAATATACGAAAAATTGACTCAAAGTGTTTTTCGCGAATGCCAATGCCGTTGTCTTGTACGTAGAATGTGATTGGTCTTGGCAGAATGTCTAGATAACCAATTTCAATCCATTTATCGGCTTTATCGTTGTATTTAATGGCGTTAACAATTAAATTACTAAAGACTTCGCCAATCTGGATGCGATCGCACTCAACTGTCGGTAGTAGTCGAGGAATACGAATTTCCACCCCTGACTCCTCAATGCGGGCGCTTAACATATCTAAAATACGATGCACTACATCATTTAAGTTAGTCGGCTGCATGGAAAGATCAGCTCTTCCCAACCGTGAAAAATGCAGCAGTGAATCAATTAAATCCTCCATGCGTTGCGTTAAACGAATCAGAGTCCTTAATTTTTCTTTGCCTTCTTCATTGAGGGTATCACCATAGTCTTCCATGAGGAAATTAGAGTAATTATGAATCCCCCGTAGTGGTTCTTTCAAATCGTGAGATGCAATGTAAGCAAAAGCATCCAATTCTTTATTGCTGCGTTCTAATTCAATATTTAATTGTGCTAGTTCATCCGCCTTGCGTAGCACAACCCCAATAATGGCATTTCTCAACTCCAGTGCTGCATTCACTTCATAAGACTGCCAAGGTAGTGACTTCAACAGTACCGTCTCTTTCCACAACTCAAAAGATTTACGGGGTGATAGACGCACACCACCATTTGACTGTACTTCTACAGGTTTATGAGGATTACCGCCCCAATTGACAGTTCGCACTACCTCTGGACGAAACCATAAAACATAGTTTTTTTGAGTTTTAGAAATAGAAAGTGCAATTAAACCACTAGCTACATCTCGTAATTTTTCTGCATCTGGATAAACTGTTGCTAAGGAATCGGTGTAAAAAATTTCTTCATGGATGTTTTGATTAATCCACTCTACTAAATCATGAATATCTTCTTTTGTAGGAGTGTTACCAACAATAAAATATTGACCATTAAAACAAATGGCAGAACCCTCTGCATTAACTAAGTTAAGAATATTCGGTTTATATTTGATTAACCCGTCAATAAAATTATTTTCTACTGACATATATTCTACTAACTTGCTATGCACGGATTTAGCTTGAATTTTTGCCTCTGCATATTCGCTCTCTTCTTTAGCACTCATCTCTACAGAAGTTATTTGCCCTAAGAATTCGCAAGCACTACGCATTTCATAAGGAATATATTTCGGTGATTGATGATGGCAAGCAATTAACCCCCATAACTTCTTGTTTTTCATAATAGAAATGGACATAGAAGCCGTCACGCCCATATTCTGCATATATTCAATATGTAATGGCGAGACACTCCGCAACACTGCTCCACTTAAATCTAAAGGTTGGTTATTTAAGGGGTTATTTGTAGGTAAAATCGCTGCTGGTTGATAATTAGCATTTGGTATCAGTCTGAGCAAGTTTTCAGTATAGAGCTTTCTAGCTTGTGGCGGAATATCAGATGCCGGATAATGTAAACCTAAGTAGGATGTGAGATATTCGGGCTTTTCTTCAGCAATCACTTTACCGTGCCAATCTTCATCAAAGCGATAAACCATCACTCGATCAAAACCAGTAATCTTTTTCACCTCTTTAGCTAATATTTGACTAAGTTCAGTGACATTAACTGCGCTTTGAATTTTCAACATTGATAGCTTTACCAAGTGATAAAACTTGAAAAAAGCATTGTTTTTTTCAGATAAATTAGGTTCTAATTCTAAAATTAGAAAACCATTAGACCGATGAATTATAGCATCAAAGTTCACAAGATTTTCAGAAACTTTTATGCTGAATTCAATAGGATTGATAATTGGTAAATCTTCATGTAATAAACAATCTTTCAATAAATTAATTTGTTCTGTTTCCAGCAAGCAGTCTAGACTTTGATTGAGTAATTGTGCTGGATGTATGCCCAGTAAATCAAAGGTATTATTGCTAACTTGTAAAATCGTCAATTCTGATTCTTCTAAGGCAAAAAGAACACCATGAGGCTGAATATAGCCAGGAATATGAATTGGCTCTTTATTACAGTTGCTGAGGTCAACCGGAAATGGAATTGTAATATCGTTAGTATTCACCTTTCAGTCCTCATGCTGACTTTAATCTACCTGTAATATGACAGTCTATATTTGTGGGTCTAGCACTCCTGCTGATTTTAATTCACAACAGTTTACATTCTCAGCATAACAATTAGTGTAAATATGATTAATCATACCTGCACTCCTGAATCTTGTTTATGGCAATAAGTTAGTTTAAATTCTATTAAATCTCCTATTTTTATATGTAAATCTCCGTTTATGGCAATTTTTATAAAAATAAAGTTTTATTAAGATAAGTCAATTACACTGGTGATTTTTAAAAGATTGAATTAGAGCGTAGATATTTTAGCTGATTAATACAACGTAAAATTATTTGGTCGGTCGCCTGATTCTATGAGGGAAGGTTGAATCTAGGCGATCGCTACTATTTTTACCTGTACTCATGAAAGCGGGTTAAAAACCTCAACTTCTATTCGCCTCTACCTACCCTAACTATTTCGCTCCTGACTCAAAGCTAATATTTTCCGACTGATATGTTGGTGGCTCGACATGAATGACAATCCTCACCGGACTGAAGCGTGCTTCTATTTGGCGTTCTACTTCTTCAGTGATGCGATGAGCCGTTTCCACATCTGGCGCATCAACTATTAAGTGCATTTCCATAAAAACTTGACGGCCGAGAACACCCCGTGAGGCAATGTCATGACAGTTAATTACCCCAGGCACAGCAGTTGCAATGGCGTGTATTGCTTCCGGTGCGATCGCCATGTGATCCACAAGCCAAGGTAAATTTTCTTTTAAAACTGACCAACCACTCCAAAATACCAACAATGCCACCGGAAAAGCCAACACTATATCTAGCCATTGATAACCTAACCAAACCCCTATCAAACCACCGATAACTGAGATTGTTACCCACACATCACTCATCGTATGGGTAGCATCAGCGATTAAAATTTGGCTACCTACCCGCTTACCGACACTACGTTCATAAAAGGCGACAAAGATATTCACACCCAAAACAATTAGCAATAACCACAACTCAGGCGGTGAAATTCTCACAGGTTCACCACCTTTAAGAATGCGCTCAATCGCACCTTGGAGAATTTCAAAACAAGCAATTCCCAAAAACGCCGCGATTCCCAAAGCTCCCACAGCTTCAAACTTGTGGTGTCCATAAGGATGCTCGCGATCGGGATATGGCGAAGAAAACCTACTGGCAACTAATCCTAAAATATTGTTGGCGCTATCTGTCACGCTATGCAAAGCATCAGCCAACAAGCTCAGAGAACCTGTCATGTACCCTACAAATGCTTTTAGTCCCATCACCAACAAGTTGAGCAGTAGGGTAATGATTAAAACCTTTCTTACTTCAGCACGGTTATCGTAGGTCATAGATAATTTTAATACTCTCTTCTATGACTTCTAAGTGTACTTCTAATGTAAAGGTTTAAATACAAGACAAATGTGTCAAAGTCTTACACAGTAAAGATTAGATATCGCTATAGGTATATAGAATATCCCAAATTTATTGAGATTAATTTTAAATTAAAATTGCTACAACCTAGATAAATCTTGGTAAGAATATAGGAGATAAAAGCATATTTTTAGCATTAATAGGCAAGATATTTTATGAATTTTTCTTGTCTCTGCACGGAAACAAAGCCAGAGAAATTCCGCCTCTGTCAAAATTATGCGTTTGGGCTTGAGTGTCTATTCCAGTAACATAGGTAATTATTAATCAGGTTTCATCAATAGCCTATGTCTTCCACGCCTATGACGCTGAACCTAGTTGAAGGTTCTGTGTCTTTCAGTTTTTCCCCCCAAGCAGCACAGGAATTAAAAGCCGCGATCGCTCAACTGATGGAACGCCTCAAAGCGGTGGCTGCAAAACCTACTTCTGGCAAAGCCTCTCCGCAACCACCATTAGAATATCGTCACACTGGCGAGGTATTTTTAGAAATTTTCTGCAACCCTAATATCTGGCCTACCCCTTTTGCTGCCAAAGTATTACTTACCGTGCGTGATCTCAACATCCGTTTAACTACAGAAGCTGAATTGACGCGGGTGATTGAAGACGTTAACCAATATTTAGAGCAAGTGGGATAAAGGTTCAAAAATAAATTACCGGAGCAGTTGTTTAGGTTAAACTGCTCCGGTCGTGAATTTACATAGAATACTTAAAGCTAAAACACCGGATCTATACAAAAACTTTTTTCTATTGGTTTTTTTATCTGAAAAGCTTTACAAATCAGACTTAAAAACTTTATGGTCAATGGGAAATCAGAGATTCTAGAGCGGGAAAAAACTATCAAAACCAGAGAATATCCCCTCAGCTTAGACAATCAACCTATCGTTTTTAAATCCAGTCAACCAAAATCAGATCCCAATCATGCAAATCACCCTTCGCTGGCGTAACGTCCCACAGGGAAGTTTACATGGGAAGAAGCCTCTGCATTTGCGGGATCAGGCTACAGACTTCTCTTGGGGATGCAGTGGCTCCAAAATCTGAAATCAACCATTGAATCATCTTGAATTAGTCATTATCCCATTGTTCACGACCGATGAGGTCGCCAATGCGATCGCGTAACAAGAAATCGCACTTCTCCAACTCACATTCCACACAAACCCACTCTCTCGCCGGAATGTATTGACAGAGTGTATATATTGGCTGCTGTCGGCTAACCATTCCTTTTTGTACCAGTCGGCGTGCTTCGTCCTGAATTACATCTAGAGAATAGTAATTTAAAGATGGCACCGTATTCACACTCATGGTTTTTACTCACAAAATTTACACGTAAATAGTGTTCCCACTAATTATGGGGAACAAACATAACAGGGATGAGACTTGCGCTTAGGTTTTTGTAGTTTGCTATACGGAACTTATTTCATTTTGACGCTACACACCCTAAAATTATGTAAATAAATGTTAAAAATGTCAAGTTTTCCTGACATTAGGGACATAGTGTAGTATTTTCAACCGAGGAGAAAATTCATTGTGGATGCCAAAGCCCTTAAGCTGAAGCTGTTGGAAGCTTTAAGCACAATTGGGTAGGCGAGAAGAACAGTTCATAAAGCACATACCTAAAACACAAAATCATCACAGTAGAACTATCTCTAGAAATATGGAGATTTATTCATGGCTGAACCAAATCGTAATTTCTAGCAAACGCAAATTTATCAACGGTTGCAGATGTTTTCAAGTTAAGGGCTACCGTACATTAGGAAGACTAGGAAGTTGGCATAAGTTAATCATTTCTTTTAAAAACCGTGTTGCTGACTAACTGATTCGGAGAAATAATCATCTGTCACAGGTTGAAACCAGATGTTTCTAGAGTAACAGTAGCTAAATCAAGGCATATCCAACTTGAGAAGTACCTGGGAAGCGTTCAATGTTGCGATTACGACTTAAGTCATCATTCCATAACATCTATTTACGTAAGTAAATGTCAGCATAATTATGAAGTTTTATTGAATTAGTGGTTTTTGCTGTCAGTGAAGTTATCAGGAGGTAAATTTGTTACCGAATCGTAACATTTTTATCCACCCAAGCTTTAGGGGTTCTCACCCCTAATATTAGTTATGGGGCATCAGCTAGAAGACTTTCCTCATTTCTCTCCACTCCCCACTCCCTACATAGAAACAGACGCGAGCTAGTCACGTCTGTTAAATGGTTGGCGGATTATGCGGAGATTAATTGTTCTCTGGGGACATTGTGGCAGAGGTTACTTATTCTGAAAGTTGTTCATCACTGTTATCCGTAGTATCGTGCCGCTCATCCTGGAGTTTGTTTAATAGTGATAACACTTTAGTTCCTCGCTCAATAGAACGATCTTCGATAAAAATCACTTCAGGAGTGCGACGTAACCGTACTCGCGCCCCTAGTTCGCTACGGACAAAACCTGTGGCTGATTTCAGTCCAGCCATTGTTTCGGCCTTGGCTTCCTCTGTACCATATATACTGACGTAGATTTTGGCGTGTTGGAGATCCCCAGAAACATCAACGTCAGTTACACTAACCATTCCTGTACCAACACGATCATCCTTAATCCCATGAATCAGCATTTGGCTAACTTCCCGCTTAATCAATTCGGCAACACGGGAAACGCGGCGATTTGTAGCCATATAAATCCTACCTCCCCACAGAGGTTAGATAACAACAATTAATTTTGGTTGGAGAGGACAGCACTTGAGGCTCATATCACAAACCCTGTCCTTGAGACCAAGCCACAGTATAGTCTTAATCTAGATTGTACTCAAGCCCAACATTGCCCGTAAAGTAAACGTGACGAATGCCAAGCCCCCGATCGCTAAACCCAAAACAGCAACTAAGGTTACTGGACGTTTTAATAGTGGGAATAGTGGCTCAAAGGTGTTGAGCATAATACCTAATACGATAGTAATCAAGTAGCGGGGGTAGCGAAAAACGTTATCCCAAAATCCGTCAAACATTTTAATTGAGACTGCCTTGTTATAGACTAAACGTTTGTTTTGATCAGCTTTATCCCCCTTATTGTAATCTATACTGCTGTAAATCTACGCAATTATCTAAAATATGCTGCGTTTGTTATATTCTGAGAATTCAGCACTCAATCGTCAAAATTCAGAATTTCTCTGAGTTTGGTATCACTAGCATATTCATCAATTGAATTTTTTCCAGATTCTTGAATTATTCTGACT carries:
- a CDS encoding response regulator; translation: MIGNTAQPLLVIEDSDEDFEALWRIMQKETVLNPIFRCRDGDEALDFLYHTGDYSDPKTAPRPSIILLDLNLPGTDGREVIAQIKQDQDLKSIPIVVLTTSSNPKDIEICYRYCIASYILKPIDINRLVKTIQTFLIYWLDIVILPDALSK
- the rbfA gene encoding 30S ribosome-binding factor RbfA — translated: MATNRRVSRVAELIKREVSQMLIHGIKDDRVGTGMVSVTDVDVSGDLQHAKIYVSIYGTEEAKAETMAGLKSATGFVRSELGARVRLRRTPEVIFIEDRSIERGTKVLSLLNKLQDERHDTTDNSDEQLSE
- a CDS encoding sensor histidine kinase yields the protein MNTNDITIPFPVDLSNCNKEPIHIPGYIQPHGVLFALEESELTILQVSNNTFDLLGIHPAQLLNQSLDCLLETEQINLLKDCLLHEDLPIINPIEFSIKVSENLVNFDAIIHRSNGFLILELEPNLSEKNNAFFKFYHLVKLSMLKIQSAVNVTELSQILAKEVKKITGFDRVMVYRFDEDWHGKVIAEEKPEYLTSYLGLHYPASDIPPQARKLYTENLLRLIPNANYQPAAILPTNNPLNNQPLDLSGAVLRSVSPLHIEYMQNMGVTASMSISIMKNKKLWGLIACHHQSPKYIPYEMRSACEFLGQITSVEMSAKEESEYAEAKIQAKSVHSKLVEYMSVENNFIDGLIKYKPNILNLVNAEGSAICFNGQYFIVGNTPTKEDIHDLVEWINQNIHEEIFYTDSLATVYPDAEKLRDVASGLIALSISKTQKNYVLWFRPEVVRTVNWGGNPHKPVEVQSNGGVRLSPRKSFELWKETVLLKSLPWQSYEVNAALELRNAIIGVVLRKADELAQLNIELERSNKELDAFAYIASHDLKEPLRGIHNYSNFLMEDYGDTLNEEGKEKLRTLIRLTQRMEDLIDSLLHFSRLGRADLSMQPTNLNDVVHRILDMLSARIEESGVEIRIPRLLPTVECDRIQIGEVFSNLIVNAIKYNDKADKWIEIGYLDILPRPITFYVQDNGIGIREKHFESIFRIFKRLHGPNKYGGGTGAGLTIVRKIVERHGGKIWVESNYGQGSIFYFTLES
- a CDS encoding DUF4327 family protein; translation: MSVNTVPSLNYYSLDVIQDEARRLVQKGMVSRQQPIYTLCQYIPAREWVCVECELEKCDFLLRDRIGDLIGREQWDND
- a CDS encoding cation diffusion facilitator family transporter — its product is MTYDNRAEVRKVLIITLLLNLLVMGLKAFVGYMTGSLSLLADALHSVTDSANNILGLVASRFSSPYPDREHPYGHHKFEAVGALGIAAFLGIACFEILQGAIERILKGGEPVRISPPELWLLLIVLGVNIFVAFYERSVGKRVGSQILIADATHTMSDVWVTISVIGGLIGVWLGYQWLDIVLAFPVALLVFWSGWSVLKENLPWLVDHMAIAPEAIHAIATAVPGVINCHDIASRGVLGRQVFMEMHLIVDAPDVETAHRITEEVERQIEARFSPVRIVIHVEPPTYQSENISFESGAK
- a CDS encoding DUF751 family protein gives rise to the protein MFDGFWDNVFRYPRYLITIVLGIMLNTFEPLFPLLKRPVTLVAVLGLAIGGLAFVTFTLRAMLGLSTI